From Bacteroidetes bacterium SB0662_bin_6, one genomic window encodes:
- a CDS encoding glucosamine-6-phosphate deaminase, producing the protein MQQEIGASRKALSGSGRYPERVPVEIFDDPVSLARKAAGRIAALIREHQAAGTKFVLGLPSGSTPIGVYQELIRMHREEGLDFSGVVTFSLDEYYPIAPDSLQSYHRFMWENFFDHVNIPEDHIHALDGALPEDEVAAFCQRYEQAVEEAGGFDLLLLGIGRSGHIGFNEPGSGPETVTRLIVIDEITRKDAASDFFGEENVPRQGITIGVRSLLAAREIILLATGEHKGPIVRRAVEEEPNLQVTASYLQEHPNAVFYLDRAAAGALVREKTPWLAGSVHWDQAMAKRAVIWLSEKLGKAILTLDESDFYRHNLHNLVYAYDNIDNLCRTVFEDLRKRITYPDDLISNQSVIVFSPHPDDDVISMGGMLDKLVIKGNDVVVAYMTNGSVAVFDADVRRHLQFLEFSRETLGLDDGVCPDFENRCEEILRFLEGKAPGEVDTEEVRAIKANIRYAEAIEAIEVMGLGKDNARFLDMPFYKTGRVRKDPIGPADEQIVLDLLEEVRPDHVFVAGDLSDPHGTHRMCYEAIGGACRAYAARHETDAGFRRPVIWLYRGAWQEWDIHQADVFLPLSKADLDRKVEAIYKHESQKDRAMFPGAYDEREFWQRARDRNTSTARALNKLGLPEFYAAEAYVTTSGL; encoded by the coding sequence ATGCAACAGGAAATCGGTGCTTCCCGCAAGGCGCTTTCCGGTTCGGGTAGGTATCCCGAGCGGGTCCCTGTCGAAATTTTTGACGATCCTGTATCGCTGGCGCGTAAGGCTGCCGGGCGCATTGCCGCGCTGATCAGGGAACACCAGGCTGCGGGCACAAAATTTGTGCTTGGCCTTCCCAGCGGTTCCACCCCCATTGGGGTATATCAGGAACTGATCCGGATGCACCGGGAGGAGGGACTGGATTTTTCCGGCGTGGTTACGTTCAGCCTCGACGAATACTATCCCATTGCGCCGGACAGTCTGCAGAGTTATCACCGGTTTATGTGGGAAAACTTTTTTGACCATGTGAACATTCCCGAGGACCACATTCATGCGCTGGATGGGGCGCTCCCCGAGGACGAGGTGGCTGCATTTTGCCAACGGTACGAACAGGCTGTGGAAGAAGCAGGCGGATTTGATTTGCTTCTTCTCGGGATCGGTCGCAGCGGGCACATCGGATTTAACGAACCGGGTTCCGGCCCGGAGACCGTTACCCGCCTTATCGTTATCGACGAAATTACCCGGAAGGATGCCGCCTCCGATTTCTTCGGAGAGGAGAACGTTCCACGGCAAGGCATTACCATAGGCGTTCGCTCGTTATTGGCGGCCCGGGAAATCATTCTGCTTGCGACGGGGGAGCACAAGGGGCCCATTGTCCGGCGTGCCGTGGAGGAGGAGCCGAACCTGCAGGTTACCGCCAGCTATTTGCAGGAGCATCCGAACGCCGTCTTCTATCTGGACCGGGCTGCCGCCGGTGCGCTTGTTCGAGAGAAAACTCCCTGGTTGGCCGGTTCCGTGCATTGGGATCAGGCCATGGCAAAGCGGGCGGTTATCTGGTTAAGCGAGAAACTGGGGAAAGCTATTCTTACGCTTGACGAGTCGGATTTTTACCGGCATAATCTGCACAATCTGGTCTATGCGTACGACAATATCGACAATCTGTGTCGCACGGTGTTCGAGGATCTCCGCAAACGCATTACGTATCCGGACGACCTTATATCGAATCAGTCCGTAATCGTGTTCAGCCCGCATCCGGACGACGACGTGATTTCAATGGGAGGTATGCTCGACAAGCTTGTGATCAAGGGCAACGATGTGGTGGTGGCGTACATGACCAATGGTTCCGTGGCCGTTTTTGATGCGGATGTCCGGCGTCACCTGCAATTTCTCGAATTCAGCCGGGAGACGTTGGGGCTCGATGACGGGGTCTGCCCGGATTTCGAAAACCGGTGCGAAGAAATACTCCGATTTCTTGAAGGCAAAGCCCCGGGTGAGGTGGATACGGAGGAAGTACGCGCCATCAAGGCGAACATTCGCTATGCCGAAGCCATTGAGGCCATAGAGGTGATGGGGCTCGGCAAAGACAATGCACGATTCCTCGATATGCCCTTTTACAAGACGGGCCGGGTGCGAAAGGATCCGATCGGACCGGCAGACGAGCAGATCGTACTGGACCTGCTTGAGGAAGTCCGGCCGGATCATGTGTTTGTGGCAGGAGATCTGTCGGATCCGCACGGGACCCATCGCATGTGCTACGAGGCGATCGGCGGGGCATGCAGGGCGTATGCAGCCCGGCATGAAACCGACGCCGGTTTTCGCAGACCGGTTATCTGGTTATACCGTGGTGCCTGGCAGGAGTGGGATATTCACCAGGCCGACGTTTTTCTACCTCTCTCCAAGGCCGATCTGGATCGCAAGGTCGAAGCCATTTACAAGCACGAGAGCCAGAAAGACCGTGCCATGTTTCCGGGGGCATACGATGAACGTGAATTCTGGCAGCGTGCCCGGGACCGGAATACGAGTACGGCCCGCGCATTGAACAAGCTTGGCCTGCCTGAATTTTATGCCGCTGAGGCGTATGTGACCACGTCCGGTCTATAG